The following proteins come from a genomic window of Trifolium pratense cultivar HEN17-A07 linkage group LG4, ARS_RC_1.1, whole genome shotgun sequence:
- the LOC123923262 gene encoding LOB domain-containing protein 15-like isoform X1, which produces MFGCPETERLDEIGKINSEGETSSQMGRKHFHGQVIGTTLNTVTPCAACKLLRRRCAEECPFSPYFSPHEPHKFAVVHKVFGASNVSKLLLEVPEGQRADAANSMVYEANLRLRDPVYGCMGAISTLQQQVQSLQAELHAIRAEILKYKYREAASFISSQQVSIPTNANSQGLSQPLVLPTLDPPSPSLPPPQKVLASQSIILSSLSSSSGSSVYTTSKSTMSHGSISSENIPYFI; this is translated from the exons ATGTTTGGATGTCCAGAGACAG AAAGACTAGATGAAATAGGAAAAATCAATTCAGAGGGAGAAACATCATCTCAAATGGGAAGGAAGCATTTTCATGGCCAAGTTATTGGAACAACCTTAAACACAGTAACTCCTTGTGCTGCATGTAAGCTATTGAGAAGAAGGTGTGCTGAGGAATGCCCTTTCTCTCCTTACTTTTCACCACATGAGCCTCATAAATTTGCAGTTGTTCATAAAGTGTTTGGTGCAAGCAATGTCTCCAAATTGCTATTG gaGGTACCTGAAGGACAAAGAGCAGATGCAGCAAATAGTATGGTTTATGAAGCAAATTTAAGGTTAAGAGATCCTGTTTATGGATGCATGGGTGCAATATCAACATTACAACAACAAGTTCAATCTTTACAAGCAGAACTTCATGCAATTAGAGCtgaaatactaaaatataaatatagagaAGCAGCTTCTTTTATTTCTTCTCAACAAGTATCAATCCCTACAAATGCAAACTCACAAGGTCTTTCTCAACCTCTTGTTCTTCCTACTTTAGATCCTCCATCTCCTTCTCTTCCTCCACCACAAAAAGTATTAGCTTCTCAATCCATTATCCTTTCGTCGTTGTCTTCGTCTTCGGGTTCCTCTGTCTACACTACATCTAAGAGTACAATGAGTCATGGATCTATTTCTAGTGAAAATATTCCATATTTTATTTAG
- the LOC123923262 gene encoding LOB domain-containing protein 13-like isoform X2, translating to MSRDRLDEIGKINSEGETSSQMGRKHFHGQVIGTTLNTVTPCAACKLLRRRCAEECPFSPYFSPHEPHKFAVVHKVFGASNVSKLLLEVPEGQRADAANSMVYEANLRLRDPVYGCMGAISTLQQQVQSLQAELHAIRAEILKYKYREAASFISSQQVSIPTNANSQGLSQPLVLPTLDPPSPSLPPPQKVLASQSIILSSLSSSSGSSVYTTSKSTMSHGSISSENIPYFI from the exons ATGTCCAGAGACAG ACTAGATGAAATAGGAAAAATCAATTCAGAGGGAGAAACATCATCTCAAATGGGAAGGAAGCATTTTCATGGCCAAGTTATTGGAACAACCTTAAACACAGTAACTCCTTGTGCTGCATGTAAGCTATTGAGAAGAAGGTGTGCTGAGGAATGCCCTTTCTCTCCTTACTTTTCACCACATGAGCCTCATAAATTTGCAGTTGTTCATAAAGTGTTTGGTGCAAGCAATGTCTCCAAATTGCTATTG gaGGTACCTGAAGGACAAAGAGCAGATGCAGCAAATAGTATGGTTTATGAAGCAAATTTAAGGTTAAGAGATCCTGTTTATGGATGCATGGGTGCAATATCAACATTACAACAACAAGTTCAATCTTTACAAGCAGAACTTCATGCAATTAGAGCtgaaatactaaaatataaatatagagaAGCAGCTTCTTTTATTTCTTCTCAACAAGTATCAATCCCTACAAATGCAAACTCACAAGGTCTTTCTCAACCTCTTGTTCTTCCTACTTTAGATCCTCCATCTCCTTCTCTTCCTCCACCACAAAAAGTATTAGCTTCTCAATCCATTATCCTTTCGTCGTTGTCTTCGTCTTCGGGTTCCTCTGTCTACACTACATCTAAGAGTACAATGAGTCATGGATCTATTTCTAGTGAAAATATTCCATATTTTATTTAG
- the LOC123923262 gene encoding LOB domain-containing protein 13-like isoform X3, translating to MGRKHFHGQVIGTTLNTVTPCAACKLLRRRCAEECPFSPYFSPHEPHKFAVVHKVFGASNVSKLLLEVPEGQRADAANSMVYEANLRLRDPVYGCMGAISTLQQQVQSLQAELHAIRAEILKYKYREAASFISSQQVSIPTNANSQGLSQPLVLPTLDPPSPSLPPPQKVLASQSIILSSLSSSSGSSVYTTSKSTMSHGSISSENIPYFI from the exons ATGGGAAGGAAGCATTTTCATGGCCAAGTTATTGGAACAACCTTAAACACAGTAACTCCTTGTGCTGCATGTAAGCTATTGAGAAGAAGGTGTGCTGAGGAATGCCCTTTCTCTCCTTACTTTTCACCACATGAGCCTCATAAATTTGCAGTTGTTCATAAAGTGTTTGGTGCAAGCAATGTCTCCAAATTGCTATTG gaGGTACCTGAAGGACAAAGAGCAGATGCAGCAAATAGTATGGTTTATGAAGCAAATTTAAGGTTAAGAGATCCTGTTTATGGATGCATGGGTGCAATATCAACATTACAACAACAAGTTCAATCTTTACAAGCAGAACTTCATGCAATTAGAGCtgaaatactaaaatataaatatagagaAGCAGCTTCTTTTATTTCTTCTCAACAAGTATCAATCCCTACAAATGCAAACTCACAAGGTCTTTCTCAACCTCTTGTTCTTCCTACTTTAGATCCTCCATCTCCTTCTCTTCCTCCACCACAAAAAGTATTAGCTTCTCAATCCATTATCCTTTCGTCGTTGTCTTCGTCTTCGGGTTCCTCTGTCTACACTACATCTAAGAGTACAATGAGTCATGGATCTATTTCTAGTGAAAATATTCCATATTTTATTTAG
- the LOC123923640 gene encoding uncharacterized protein LOC123923640, producing the protein MTKPSYFLQKPSPIIVQRQENKKMMCLDEQLQRQLSNISSNEDYHGNKFASIPFVWESQPGTPKHRSNEKSLPPLTPPPSYFQNATKKPIKSKKSLFMQTLFPKRTTKKGPVLNPSMTSSNFVSYSSSSSSSSLSLSSPRPTSYSVPSSPMIHSRKEEEDEDLYDVSSSNVCFGNVKSRGSYSSMFKKVLFGDFM; encoded by the coding sequence ATGACAAAGCCTTCGTACTTTCTCCAAAAACCTTCTCCCATAATTGTACAAAGACAAGAGAACAAGAAGATGATGTGCTTAGATGAGCAACTACAAAGGCAATTATCTAATATTTCATCAAATGAAGATTATCATGGCAACAAATTTGCTTCAATTCCATTTGTATGGGAATCTCAACCAGGTACACCTAAACATAGATCAAATGAAAAGTCTCTTCCTCCTCTTACTCCACCACCATCTTATTTCCAAAATGCAACCAAAAAACCTATCAAGTCCAAAAAGAGTTTGTTTATGCAAACACTTTTTCCGAAACGTACTACAAAAAAAGGTCCCGTTCTTAATCCATCCATGACATCATCAAATTTTGTCTCttattcatcatcatcttcgtCGTCATCTTTGTCATTGTCCTCTCCACGGCCAACATCATATTCGGTGCCATCTTCTCCGATGATACACTCgaggaaggaagaagaagacgaagattTATATGATGTTAGTAGCTCTAATGTGTGTTTTGGCAATGTAAAATCACGAGGGAGTTATTCTTCCATGTTTAAGAAGGTATTGTTTGGTGATTTTATGTGA